The Malus domestica chromosome 17, GDT2T_hap1 genome contains the following window.
GGGGCGGACCCAGAAATCTAGTCCTattttccggcgaggggagtggcggtcgccactcctcgccctcacgtggcttcgccactgctttCGCGGTTTATTAAAATATGATATTTGATTGTGCCAATTCTCGACTTTTGTTTATTGAgacatgaaataaataaataaagtttgaGTTTATCATTAGAACTTATAATTCAATACCTGAAAAACTATGAATCAAATCCATCTTACCCTATTCATAACTCCTCATGTCAAAATTGAAATATTGTCGGTTTGACAATATAACATGTTAGATTGCTTTCTATTTTTGCATTTTTGAGACATCCTAATGTTCATGTATGAAATTAAATAGGTTTCCATGGATGAATAAATGCCTTTCTTTGTAGAGAAATAGACCAAACAAGTGAGAACAAAAGGAAGCAATAACGAAATGAGGAATTTAAGTAATATGGAAAGAACCAAACACTTTTGGGTTGCATGAGCACTAAGGAAGGGTGGAAGACTAAGTAGTACGCAGTGCCATATTTTCAACCAAATGGACGCATCATATCCTTCAGTAGCCGTGTTGCCCTTGAGCTTCTTGACTTTCTTGAGTGCTTTACCTTGACGAAATGCCATGTTACCAAGTCAACTACAATATTCTGAATTAAAGGGTGGTTTTTTGTGGCTAAAATGATCTATGATATTATCATAACTCTTGACTTTGGTTATTGAGATTTAAAATAGATAAAAGTGGTTCCTGAGATTGTCTACCGTCAATTGTTTTGGTTCTTCTATGAAAAATACCTGTTATATTGAATAAACCACAAGTTCAAGGAGAAatgttgatttgacaaaaataccctcaatttaacgGATACTTTtcacgaaatgaccaaaatgatttataGTAGACAATCTTAGAGACTTTtatatcgattttaaatctcaagaaccaaagtgaagagttatgcCAATTTCAAGAACCTAATGTTAGAAATAACTTCAACCAGGTGAAATTTTTTCTCTAACCTATACTATTTCATGGGTATTTAATTCCTTTTGCATCGCCCAAATTAGTGGACCAAACTACAAGGTGACATTGCAAATGCCCTTTACCATAGTGGTAGAAATGAGTTGAGCTCTTCCATGACAGTATGAGTTCAAACCCCGtcagtggctaatctaacatctaatctattatttgaattaaaaatatatatatatatatatatatacacacacacaagtgACATTGAGCCCAATGCCCAAAATTTACAACAAAAAGCCCAAATAACAAATTTTACAACAAAAAAGCCCAATGCATTATTCCTCTTCTCAAATTGATTTCGAACCGGATATCCGTACTGAATTTGAACTTCAATCCATTGTCCCGTATtcctagctttttttttttcagttttcaataatgtttggaagtgtttttaataTGATTAGAAACGCTTTTGAAGAAAATGATTTAGAAGCaaaagtaaaaatgcaagtgaataatgaaaaaaataaaacacttaAATACTTCATGCAACAAAGCACATAAACGGTGTTTCTTTCAAATGCACTTCAAATACAAGTATTGCTACTATCATTGGCTTCTTTAAAAGTAAATTATCATAACAAAGCCATCAACTGGTCcaattccataaaaaaaaaaaaaaagataaggtTCAAAACCAAACTTATGCCTTTTAGTTAAAAAAAGATACAAATATaagcataaaataaataaataaacaacctTAAATACTATTTCCGGCCAGAAGAatcattcataaaaataaaaattaaattaacatgTGGTTAGCAATAAAACAAAGTacatagaaaataaataaaaaaaaatttatattccATCTAATCAGACGGCTACGAGTCACACGTGGAAAGGCCAAGATATGCTCCTGGTTTTGGTACACGTGTCAGCACAAGAGGAGATTTCTGTGTTTGAAAGGCAAAATCACAGCCGTTAGCAGGATTCTTTTTGGTGTTTCGCCCCAAGAACCAGGACATGCTTCACACGTATACCTCACTTGACACGTGTGATGAAATGAGTGGACCTGAATCAAGGGGTTCGCGTTTGGTGACTTTTCACTTTACTTTTCAGGCGGGGCCCACTAAAACGTCGGTCTGACTTGGCACTCTTTATCAACTTCTTTTTTCTGTCTAAAATTGCTTTTATTAATAAACTAGCGAACATGTGTTacaatttactttttattttattttataatttttttttttgaaacgaTAGTGTTAGTGTCTAAGATCATATTCAAATAAGATATCAAATCCTAAATGGAATACCTTGTAATTAAATTTGAGGGTAGGAGCAAGTTCATATCAATATGTCAATCCCATGTGGATTGACATATGAGTTTTCATAAGTCAAATTTGAGATGAGAAAAGGTaatgtcaaataatttttaaatattttattgtgTGAATCCCATTAATGCACCAATTATAGGAAAAAGATCATCACCAAATCCTTTTTCCTGGGGATTCGGGAGATCCTGTGATCATGACAGTTGATCGTACATTGTGcgataaaaaatcatttaaaatttaaaattaaatatacataacgaaaattgatcgcacgatgtatgatGTGCGATGAGCGATCGATCATGATCATGAGATCTCCTGGATCCCCTGGAAAAGGATCCGGCAAGGATCatttttgaaaatttattttaattgatttcttttttaaaatgGGTCATACAAATaccatttataacaaaaaaaacatatcggttggaaaaaaaaaagaaaatttgacatTGTCACGTCAGccatcaaattaacatttgacATTTATCTTTTGATATGTCTATTGGAGATGCTCTGAGTTGTTAGTTGTTCAAAGGTATGGGGTTCGGTATGGATCAAACCCACACCTAGATGCATAGCCATGATTACTTTTTATCATTGCAGTAAAGAGATATCtgcttaatttatttttttattttatcttttttgtttttattttttattatttcactaatttttctttatttaatgcatcattattttttcttttttgtcaaacaatatattttattagattaaatgttagattaaccATCGACGGAATTTGAACTCACGTCGTCATGTAAGAGCTCAAGACTTTTCTACCACTGTGGCAAAAGTTCACTTGCAATGTAGCATTATTTTTAAAAGTTGCAAGAATAGATGAGCTTTTGGTGTTATGATGTTTCACCAAATTTGTTTCTCCTTTTATatataattcaattaatttatagaCTTGGTTTTCTATGCAACTACAAGGCAAAGACTCGGCAAAAgtcgtttttctttttcttataaaagaaaaaaaaaggttctttACGCTATCATTTGACCTTAATGACCTTAAAACTGAGTAAAATTTCATTTAGAATTTGGAATATAATTTATCATGTGGAAAAATATGGAATATAGGTGTTCTAATCATACTCATATTTAATTTCATTTCAAActatatttaattaaaatactATTTCAGGTACAATTTGGTGCCACATTTGAttctgtttaatatttttatttatttaaaagaaaTGTATATCCCTTTTTTTAATTGAACAATTCCCTCTTACTAAGAAGAGTCAAAAGATGTTGCatttaacaaaattttatttaatataaCTGCAGAACAAAAACTTGTTAACttgtttttatttcaatatatttgcaatacaTTTATAAATGAAGTAATTAGgatcaaataattaaaaataaaattgggaTCAAATGCTGATGAGCTAACTTGAAAAGGTATGAGAAATATTTACACACCccgtgtaacatcccacatcgtccaggggagtggatcctctaagccttatatgtatattttcatctctacctagcatgaggccttttggagGCTCACTAgtttcgagttccatcggaacttcaaagttaagcgagttcgcacgaggtcaatcccatgatgggtgacccactaggaagttctcgtgtgagttcccagaaacaaaaccatgagggtgtggtcggggcccaaagcggacaatatcgtgctacggcggagtcgagctcaggatgtggtgggggccctggtcgggatgtgacaatttggtatcagagtcaatccctggtcggatgtgtgccgacgaggatgtcgggcccctaaggagggtgaattgtaacattccacatcgcctagggaagTGGATCAtctaagtcttatatgtatattctcatctctaccaagcatgaggctttttgggagctcactggcttcaggtttcatcggaacttcaaagttaagcgagttcgcgcgagagcaatcccatgatgatgggtgacccactaggaagttctcgtgtgagttcctagaaacaaaaccgtgaaggagTGGTCGAAGtccaaagaggacaatatcgtgctacggtagagtcgagCCTGAGATGTGGTAGGGGCCCAGGGCGGGATGTGACATCCCCGACCTGAAATATTCACTTGAGCACTTGAATTGAGCTGTATTGGTTTCGTCACCTAGAACCCTGACCCACAATGTCCACTCAGACACCTGAATCGAGTTGTGATTTTCGACATTtagaaggtgacgaagtcaACATAGCTCCATCCGAGTGTCCAGGTGGACATTTTGATCCTGGACATTTTGGATCAAAGTGTATCATATATGCTCAATTTCATTTGATGGAATAGTAGACTCAACTACTTTAAAAATGATCACAAATCATTATATTTTATGGTCTACGTGAATAACCAAACATAATTGAGAAAAGCTGGTCCGAAACTAGAGTTAAAAATGTCTTTTTCGTTTTGAGACTTTTCAATAAATACCACGCTTAATATagacaaaaaaaagaagatgctGCCTAGGATTTGAAGACTTAATGGGGGAAATTGGATCGAACTTTTGAAGACTAttcaaccaaaacccaaaaaatgcGTTTAGTAAGATGGAGATGGGGCAAAAGGTAAAGACAGAAAGAAAAAGCAGAAAATTACGAGTTCGTGGTCCAGTAGTAAAAGACGGATTACGAGATtttcttaaaattaaaaattggagGTTTAGGGTTCAAAACTCGTTGCTGGTGTGGAAGTCAAACTTGTGACCAGGGGAAGCTGAAATGACATTGTGAGTCTTCTTGGCCCCCAGAATAAGTGGATAACCGTGACTTACCGCCAATTgtcccaattaaaaaaaaaactaaataaaaattctttttcaaaaaCCACTACTGAACTTGTGGCTCAGAATTCCCTTCCCCGATGACGTGGCACACCACCTCCATAGACAGCTGAGAAGATAGACGACAAACGcacacactttctctctctctctctctctaagttttTTTTCCGAATCGAATTTTTGATGAGAAAAAGATAAAGGAAAAGAACGGAAAAGCGTAGCAAACATGTCGGAGGCAGCAAAGGACCCAGCGATCAATCTTTTCGGGAAGACGATTTCGGTGCTGAGCTCCGGCAGCGACTCGGTCAGAGTTACCGGAGCTCCGGAATCCGATCCGTCGTCCGGGACTGTGGCGGAAGAGACTGTCGATCAGGACCGCgccgcctcctcctcctccaactCTTCGCCCGAAGTCAATGCCCACAGAGACCGGGAAGAGAAAGAGGTCAATGACAACAAGGTAATGGAATTTGGGGATTTGGGTGTCcgaaattttctatttttagtgTTGAGCATTGTTTGGAAGCTCGAACGGATTCATGGGTTGCTTTCTGTGGCGgatttttgttgactttttgaTATGCTGCTCTGGCTTTTGCTtttgagggtttttttttttttttttttggtgattcatttcaattgatttttgaacatattttttgcttgtttttgcTTCTTTGGGGTTCGAAGGTGGGGTTTAAATCTTATCAGGTACAAAGTTAAAATCTTGTTTGCTTTGAGGCATGCTTATCAGATTATTGCTTTTTAATTGTTTTGGAGATTGCTGGTTATTTTTCAAAGaatttgttttactttgtgttgtCATTGTACTTTTTCTGCTAGTGATTAATCAAGCAAGCAAGCAAGCAACTTTCTCATGTTAGCGCTCAACCTCATTTGGAATTTTGCTATTTCAAATGGGTTTAGTTTGCACTTTCTGGGTTTTTCATTTGTGTCTTCTTTTGAAATTTCACCTGAACTTTGCTTAAATGGATTCCCTTTATGATTTGTGGCAGTTTGGAGTTAGGTTGTTTTTTAAACTCTGCTTATTTTACATTTGAGGGTTGAAAAGATTTGGAAAAATGCTCTACAAACAAGCTAATCATTTGCTGCTTCTACCATGATGCATTCGGAGGCCGAAACTTCTGTTAGCTAGTACTGATCTCTACTTTTAGCCTGCTTGcttataaattataatactTTCGTGTGGCCAATGCGCTACTCGGATGACATATGATCTGATGCTATTTTACTCATTGCATAGTGGCTTAGTACTACGAATCTGAATGTTTCTCTAAAGATGCCGTTAACCCCTCATATCCAAATTGATTAAAACTCCTTTGTAATGAAGGTGAAGGAGGCTATTGTGTCAAAAAGAAAGAGGGGTTTCATATCTTATGTAGAGGCAAGTCCTCAGGAACCTTCATGTCGTGTTTACTTTTAAGCATTGGAGTTCGATTTTCAACACAGCCATGTAATATGGAGTCTAATTGTTTCAGTCGATTCAGCATGCCAGCAGTAGATTGTTAAGTTTCATACCTTTTTTGTATCCTGTAGTAACGTAGTGGACATAAAAGATAAATGATAatgttttgtttatatttcaACGATACTCAGTTTTGAAACTCATCTTctcaattaattttttatcaattCAGGACACATTGGGGGAAAAACCAATTCAAACGAAACGGGAAAATGGAATCCCAACATTATCTTCGGAAGAGTTAACAAATCCAGATGCGGCATCCAGAATAGGTGTAAACCGTGAATCACCTATTGAGAAGGAGAATGCCACACTAAAGACTGAGAGGACTGAAGAGGAACAGAGTGAGACAAGTAATTCGCAGGATAAGACCCTGAAGAAACCAGATAAAATACTTCCATGCCCCCGCTGTAATAGTATGGACACCAAGTTTTGTTACTACAACAATTACAATGTCAACCAACCCCGGCACTTCTGCAAGAACTGCCAGAGATACTGGACAGCTGGTGGGACAATGAGGAATGTGCCTGTGGGTGCCGGTCGTCGGAAGAATAAGAATTCTGCTTCTCACTATCGTCACATAACTGTCTCCGAAGCTGTGCCGAATGCTCAAGCTGATGTTCTCAATGGAGTTCACCACCCTTCAGTACAACCAAATGGTACTGTCCTAACATTTTGCAGGGATACGCCCCTCTGCGAATCAATGGCTTCTGTCCTTCATATGGCCGATAAAAATATACAGAACTGTACGCGTAATGGATTTCAGAAACCTGAAGGATTGAGGACTCCAGCTTCTAATGGAGGTGGAGTAATTGGAGATGATCATTTGACTGGATCAACAGTGACAGATTCAAATTCAAAGGACAATGCGTGCAAATTTGGATCACAAGAGCAAGTAATGCATAATTTTCAGGGCTTCCCACCTCAAATACCATGCTTTCCCGGGGCTCCTTGGCCTTACCCTTGGACCTCTCCCATCCCACCACCTGCTTTCTGCCCTCCAGGTTATCCTATGTCCTTCTACCCTGCTGCAGCTTATTGGGGTTGTGCTGTGCAAGGTGCTTGGAATATCCCTTGGCTTCCTCCTCCATTGTCTTCAAACAACAGTGCTTCAAGTTCTGGTCCCAACTCTCCCACCTTGGGGAAACATTCGAGAGAAGAGAACACTGTGAAACAAAATAGCTCTGAGGAAGAAGTGCCACCAAGAGAAAAGAGTGCTGAGAGAAATCTTTGGATTCCAAAAACTTTGAGGATTGATGACCCGGGTGAAGCT
Protein-coding sequences here:
- the LOC103404450 gene encoding cyclic dof factor 1-like isoform X2, giving the protein MSEAAKDPAINLFGKTISVLSSGSDSVRVTGAPESDPSSGTVAEETVDQDRAASSSSNSSPEVNAHRDREEKEVNDNKDTLGEKPIQTKRENGIPTLSSEELTNPDAASRIGVNRESPIEKENATLKTERTEEEQSETSNSQDKTLKKPDKILPCPRCNSMDTKFCYYNNYNVNQPRHFCKNCQRYWTAGGTMRNVPVGAGRRKNKNSASHYRHITVSEAVPNAQADVLNGVHHPSVQPNGTVLTFCRDTPLCESMASVLHMADKNIQNCTRNGFQKPEGLRTPASNGGGVIGDDHLTGSTVTDSNSKDNACKFGSQEQVMHNFQGFPPQIPCFPGAPWPYPWTSPIPPPAFCPPGYPMSFYPAAAYWGCAVQGAWNIPWLPPPLSSNNSASSSGPNSPTLGKHSREENTVKQNSSEEEVPPREKSAERNLWIPKTLRIDDPGEAAKSSIWATLGIKHDKADSVSSGGLFKAFQSKGDQKNHLSDASQVLHANPAALSRSLNFQETS
- the LOC103404450 gene encoding cyclic dof factor 1-like isoform X1; the protein is MSEAAKDPAINLFGKTISVLSSGSDSVRVTGAPESDPSSGTVAEETVDQDRAASSSSNSSPEVNAHRDREEKEVNDNKVKEAIVSKRKRGFISYVEDTLGEKPIQTKRENGIPTLSSEELTNPDAASRIGVNRESPIEKENATLKTERTEEEQSETSNSQDKTLKKPDKILPCPRCNSMDTKFCYYNNYNVNQPRHFCKNCQRYWTAGGTMRNVPVGAGRRKNKNSASHYRHITVSEAVPNAQADVLNGVHHPSVQPNGTVLTFCRDTPLCESMASVLHMADKNIQNCTRNGFQKPEGLRTPASNGGGVIGDDHLTGSTVTDSNSKDNACKFGSQEQVMHNFQGFPPQIPCFPGAPWPYPWTSPIPPPAFCPPGYPMSFYPAAAYWGCAVQGAWNIPWLPPPLSSNNSASSSGPNSPTLGKHSREENTVKQNSSEEEVPPREKSAERNLWIPKTLRIDDPGEAAKSSIWATLGIKHDKADSVSSGGLFKAFQSKGDQKNHLSDASQVLHANPAALSRSLNFQETS